A region of Piscinibacter gummiphilus DNA encodes the following proteins:
- a CDS encoding LysE family translocator has protein sequence MSLHHWLIYVSVVLAVIVAPGPSAILCVSHGVAHGAMRTLSTIVGGMSASLTLMMLSALGLGAVIAASDTLFQVIKYLGAAYLVYLGVSTWRAPPQAFDLPADAAARSGASATGRGLFRKGFLVGIGNPKDLLFFSSLFPQFIDPGRPLVAQLLVLGATWLVVDGTVMMAYAKGGAALAKRLKGSRLGKAFNRITGGAFVVAGGALAVANR, from the coding sequence ATGTCCCTGCATCACTGGCTGATCTACGTGTCCGTCGTGCTCGCCGTCATCGTGGCGCCGGGCCCCTCGGCCATCCTGTGCGTGAGCCATGGCGTGGCCCATGGTGCGATGCGCACCCTGTCGACGATCGTGGGTGGCATGAGCGCCTCCCTGACGCTGATGATGCTGTCGGCCCTGGGGTTGGGCGCCGTCATCGCGGCGTCCGACACGCTGTTCCAGGTCATCAAGTACCTCGGGGCCGCGTACCTCGTGTACCTGGGGGTGTCGACGTGGCGTGCACCGCCGCAGGCGTTCGACCTCCCCGCGGACGCTGCCGCGCGAAGCGGCGCCTCGGCCACGGGCCGGGGGCTGTTCCGCAAGGGTTTCCTCGTCGGCATCGGCAACCCGAAGGACCTGCTGTTCTTCAGCTCGCTGTTCCCCCAGTTCATCGACCCGGGCCGGCCCCTCGTGGCCCAGCTGCTGGTCCTGGGCGCGACCTGGCTCGTGGTGGACGGCACCGTGATGATGGCCTATGCCAAGGGCGGCGCGGCCCTGGCGAAACGCCTGAAGGGCAGCCGGCTGGGCAAGGCGTTCAACCGCATCACCGGGGGCGCGTTCGTGGTGGCTGGTGGGGCGCTCGCAGTGGCCAACCGCTGA
- a CDS encoding TIGR03571 family LLM class oxidoreductase codes for MARFNLAFDRVFVPGRLTLGLMTPFGGPPAPMAELGETARLAAQADGLGFAALWTRDVPLMVPQGPDNTATALDDPFLWLLALAGATRRIALGAAAIVLPLRHPLHVAKAALSLDRLSGGRFILGAGSGDRPDEFASFGAELDARAETFRTHWALVRSALSSDPEARRHLLAHTGGHELMAVPQADIPMLVVGSARQSLQWTASNADGWATYHREEARQEGRIQLWRQALAQKVAGQPKPFVQSVQLDLLDDPAAPATPLELGLRTGRHALLAYLHHMHGLGVAHVLFNLARGARPLDDVIRELGEDVLPQL; via the coding sequence ATGGCACGTTTCAACCTCGCCTTCGACCGCGTGTTCGTGCCAGGGCGCCTGACCCTGGGCCTCATGACACCGTTCGGCGGCCCGCCCGCGCCGATGGCCGAGCTCGGCGAAACGGCCCGGCTCGCCGCGCAGGCCGACGGCCTCGGCTTCGCGGCGCTGTGGACCCGCGACGTGCCGCTGATGGTGCCGCAGGGCCCAGACAACACCGCGACCGCGCTCGACGATCCGTTCCTGTGGCTGCTGGCCCTGGCCGGCGCCACCCGCCGCATCGCCCTCGGCGCCGCGGCCATCGTGCTGCCGCTGCGCCATCCGCTGCACGTCGCCAAGGCCGCGCTGAGCCTCGACCGGCTGAGCGGCGGCCGCTTCATCCTCGGTGCCGGCTCGGGCGACCGGCCGGACGAGTTCGCGTCCTTCGGCGCCGAACTCGACGCCCGCGCGGAGACCTTCCGCACCCATTGGGCACTCGTGCGCTCGGCGCTCTCCTCCGATCCCGAGGCACGCCGGCACCTGCTCGCCCACACCGGCGGCCACGAGCTGATGGCCGTGCCGCAGGCCGACATCCCGATGCTGGTCGTGGGGTCCGCGCGCCAGTCGCTGCAGTGGACGGCGTCGAACGCGGACGGCTGGGCCACGTACCACCGCGAGGAAGCCCGGCAGGAGGGTCGCATCCAGCTGTGGCGCCAGGCGCTGGCCCAGAAGGTCGCCGGCCAGCCGAAACCCTTCGTGCAGTCCGTCCAGCTGGACCTGCTGGACGATCCCGCGGCACCGGCCACGCCGCTCGAGCTGGGCCTGCGCACCGGCCGGCATGCGCTGCTCGCCTACCTGCACCACATGCACGGCCTGGGCGTGGCGCACGTGCTGTTCAACCTGGCCCGCGGCGCGCGTCCGCTGGACGACGTGATCCGGGAACTCGGCGAGGACGTGCTGCCGCAGTTGTAG
- the gcvH gene encoding glycine cleavage system protein GcvH: protein MTTLYTAEHEWITTDTPASATVGITVHAQDALGDVVFVDLPAVGATFNQGDVAGVVESVKAAADLYMPVTGEIVEVNEALRADPSLANSDPLNTGWFFKVKVADAGQFAKLLDATAYDDLVKNS, encoded by the coding sequence ATGACGACCCTCTACACGGCCGAACACGAGTGGATCACCACCGACACGCCCGCTTCCGCCACCGTTGGCATCACCGTGCATGCGCAGGACGCCCTCGGTGACGTCGTGTTCGTCGACCTGCCCGCCGTGGGCGCCACGTTCAACCAGGGCGACGTCGCCGGCGTCGTCGAATCCGTGAAGGCCGCGGCCGACCTCTACATGCCGGTGACCGGCGAGATCGTCGAGGTCAACGAGGCGCTGCGCGCCGACCCGTCGCTCGCCAACAGCGACCCGCTGAACACCGGCTGGTTCTTCAAGGTGAAGGTGGCCGACGCCGGCCAGTTCGCCAAGCTGCTCGACGCCACCGCGTACGACGACCTCGTCAAGAACAGCTGA
- a CDS encoding SulP family inorganic anion transporter: MTFPRLRADVLAGLTTSFALVPECIAFALVAHLNPLMGLYGAFIICTVTALFGGRPGMISGAAGSMAVVIVALVVQHGVAYLLATVLLGGLLMVLFGVLRLGKLVRMVPHPVMLGFVNGLAIIIAMAQLEHFRDGHAWLQGPALWLMAGLVALTMAIVYVLPRLTRSVPPALVAILGVGVLTNVLDLPTRTLGDMAHIAGGLPSLSLPDVPWNLETLRIVAPYAALMALVGLLETLLTLNLTDEITQSRGRTNRECVALGVANVASGLAGGMGGCAMIGQTVINLNSGGRGRLSGVVAGVLILMFVLFLSPLIERIPLAALVGVMFVVAQQTFAWGSLRVLNKVPRSDVVVIAAVTVITVLTDLATAVLCGIVIAALNFAWHHARDLYAEPHAEPDGSKLYTVHGTLFFASVKPFLGQFDAAGDPAVVTLDCRHLSFVDYSAIEALKTLRERYEKAGKHLRVVHLSERCRQLLRRAGGLPHGD; this comes from the coding sequence ATGACCTTCCCCCGCCTTCGCGCCGACGTCCTCGCCGGACTCACCACGTCGTTCGCCCTCGTCCCCGAGTGCATCGCGTTCGCCCTCGTCGCCCACCTCAATCCGCTGATGGGCCTGTACGGGGCCTTCATCATCTGCACGGTCACGGCCCTGTTCGGCGGGCGGCCGGGGATGATCTCGGGCGCCGCCGGGTCGATGGCCGTGGTGATCGTGGCGCTCGTCGTGCAGCACGGCGTGGCCTACCTGCTCGCGACCGTGCTGCTCGGCGGGCTGCTGATGGTGCTGTTCGGCGTGCTGCGGCTGGGCAAGCTGGTGCGCATGGTGCCGCACCCGGTGATGCTCGGTTTCGTCAACGGGCTGGCCATCATCATCGCGATGGCGCAGCTGGAACACTTCAGGGACGGGCACGCGTGGCTGCAGGGTCCGGCGCTGTGGCTCATGGCGGGCCTCGTGGCGCTGACCATGGCCATCGTCTACGTGCTGCCCAGGCTCACGCGCAGCGTGCCGCCGGCGCTGGTGGCGATCCTCGGGGTGGGTGTGCTGACCAACGTGCTGGACCTGCCCACGCGCACCCTGGGCGACATGGCGCACATCGCGGGCGGCCTGCCGTCGCTGTCGCTGCCGGACGTGCCGTGGAACCTCGAGACCCTGCGCATCGTCGCGCCCTATGCGGCGCTGATGGCCCTCGTGGGCCTGCTCGAGACGCTGCTGACGCTCAACCTCACCGACGAGATCACGCAGAGCCGCGGCCGCACGAACCGCGAGTGCGTGGCACTCGGCGTGGCGAACGTGGCCTCGGGGCTGGCCGGCGGCATGGGCGGCTGCGCGATGATCGGCCAGACGGTGATCAACCTCAACTCCGGCGGGCGCGGGCGGCTCTCCGGGGTCGTGGCCGGCGTGCTGATCCTGATGTTCGTGCTGTTCCTGTCGCCGCTGATCGAGCGCATCCCGCTGGCGGCGCTGGTGGGCGTGATGTTCGTCGTGGCGCAGCAGACCTTCGCGTGGGGTTCGCTGCGCGTGCTGAACAAGGTGCCGCGCAGCGACGTGGTGGTGATCGCGGCCGTCACGGTGATCACCGTGCTGACGGACCTGGCGACGGCCGTGCTGTGCGGCATCGTGATCGCCGCGCTGAACTTCGCGTGGCACCACGCGCGCGACCTGTACGCCGAGCCCCACGCGGAGCCCGATGGCAGCAAGCTCTACACGGTGCACGGCACGCTGTTCTTCGCGTCGGTCAAACCCTTCCTGGGCCAGTTCGATGCCGCGGGCGACCCGGCCGTGGTGACCCTCGACTGCCGGCACCTGAGCTTCGTCGACTACTCGGCCATCGAGGCGCTCAAGACCCTGCGCGAGCGCTACGAGAAGGCGGGCAAGCACCTGCGGGTGGTGCACCTGTCCGAGCGTTGCCGGCAGCTGCTGCGGCGGGCCGGTGGCCTGCCGCACGGGGACTGA
- a CDS encoding alpha/beta hydrolase: protein MNAARHRTRRGSGVARAVAAACASVLLLGGCVRALFFHPNDREYSEPEKLGLVSHDIEFRAEDRSPLDGWWLPADPKAGPPICTVVHAHGNAANISRHLEAVAWLPPLGVNVLMFDYRGFGLSLGKPSLDGVVADTEAAVHTALQMPGATPGRLFVFGQSLGGATAIRAVAELPPGLVQGLIVDSGFARYRDVAHHVANEIKVLKLFAPIVRETLPGSEDDPVTAIPNVHVPVWIIQGDADRTVPFFQGVDLFEAAREPKTWVRVVGGEHLDAMTRPEVRAIVWQALREVCGTAPVASAASAPDGAGH from the coding sequence TTGAACGCTGCACGCCATCGCACACGCCGCGGGTCGGGCGTGGCGAGGGCCGTGGCGGCCGCCTGCGCAAGCGTGCTGCTGCTCGGCGGCTGTGTCCGCGCCCTCTTCTTCCATCCGAACGACCGCGAGTACTCGGAGCCCGAGAAGCTGGGCCTCGTCTCCCACGACATCGAGTTCCGCGCGGAGGACCGCTCGCCGCTGGACGGCTGGTGGCTGCCGGCCGACCCGAAGGCCGGCCCGCCCATCTGCACCGTGGTGCACGCCCACGGCAACGCGGCCAACATCTCGCGGCACCTCGAGGCCGTGGCGTGGCTGCCGCCGCTCGGGGTCAACGTGCTGATGTTCGACTACCGGGGCTTCGGGCTGTCGCTCGGCAAACCGTCGCTCGACGGGGTCGTGGCCGACACCGAGGCCGCCGTGCACACCGCGCTGCAGATGCCCGGCGCCACCCCGGGCCGGCTCTTCGTGTTCGGCCAGAGCCTGGGCGGCGCCACGGCGATCCGCGCGGTCGCCGAACTCCCGCCGGGCCTCGTGCAGGGCCTGATCGTCGACTCCGGCTTCGCCCGCTACCGCGACGTGGCCCACCACGTCGCCAACGAGATCAAGGTGCTCAAGCTCTTCGCCCCCATCGTGCGCGAGACCCTGCCGGGCAGCGAGGACGACCCGGTCACGGCGATCCCGAACGTCCACGTGCCCGTGTGGATCATTCAGGGTGATGCCGACCGCACCGTGCCGTTCTTCCAGGGCGTGGACCTCTTCGAGGCCGCGCGCGAGCCCAAGACCTGGGTGCGGGTGGTCGGCGGCGAACACCTCGACGCAATGACCCGGCCGGAGGTGCGCGCCATCGTCTGGCAGGCGCTGCGCGAGGTGTGCGGCACGGCGCCGGTGGCGTCCGCCGCATCGGCGCCGGACGGCGCGGGCCACTGA
- the gcvT gene encoding glycine cleavage system aminomethyltransferase GcvT — MSLPAALLKTPLHALHLELGAKMVPFAGYEMPVNYPGGIIAEHKHCREAAALFDVSHMGQCRLIGDDAAKALESLIPVDVIGLGVGKQRYGFFTNKSGGILDDLMITRREHDLLLVVNAACKKADLTHLVTHIGHRCTVQPLPDQALLALQGPKAVDALRRLNPEVATLVFMTGKAFSLDGINCYVTRSGYTGEDGFEISVANEHVEALARKLLAQPEVRPVGLGARDTLRLEAGLCLYGHDINENTTPVEAGLTWAIQKVRRVGGARHGGYPGAAAIDAQLATGTTNKRVGLLGLERVPVREGATIVDARGHKLGHVTSGTLAPSVNQAIAMAYLASNHALPHHELFAEVRGKRQPMRVAPTPFVPHRYVRG, encoded by the coding sequence ATGTCCCTGCCCGCCGCCCTGCTGAAGACGCCGCTCCACGCGTTGCACCTCGAACTCGGTGCCAAGATGGTCCCCTTCGCCGGCTACGAGATGCCGGTCAACTACCCCGGCGGCATCATCGCCGAACACAAGCACTGCCGAGAGGCCGCCGCGCTGTTCGACGTGTCCCACATGGGCCAGTGCCGCCTCATCGGCGACGACGCCGCGAAGGCCCTCGAATCGCTGATCCCGGTCGACGTGATCGGCCTCGGCGTCGGCAAGCAGCGTTACGGCTTCTTCACCAACAAGTCCGGCGGCATCCTCGACGACCTGATGATCACCCGGCGCGAACACGACTTGCTGCTGGTCGTCAACGCCGCGTGCAAGAAGGCCGACCTCACCCACCTCGTCACCCACATCGGCCACCGCTGCACCGTGCAGCCCCTGCCCGACCAGGCGCTGCTCGCGCTGCAGGGCCCGAAGGCGGTCGATGCGCTGCGCCGACTCAACCCCGAGGTCGCCACGCTCGTCTTCATGACCGGCAAGGCCTTCTCGCTCGACGGCATCAACTGCTACGTCACCCGCTCCGGGTACACGGGCGAGGACGGCTTCGAGATCTCGGTCGCCAATGAACACGTCGAAGCCCTCGCCCGCAAGCTGCTGGCCCAGCCGGAGGTGCGCCCCGTGGGCCTCGGCGCACGCGACACGCTGCGCCTCGAGGCGGGCCTGTGCCTGTACGGCCACGACATCAACGAGAACACCACCCCGGTCGAGGCCGGCCTCACCTGGGCCATCCAGAAGGTCCGCCGCGTCGGTGGTGCACGCCACGGCGGCTACCCCGGCGCCGCGGCCATCGACGCCCAGCTCGCCACGGGCACCACCAACAAGCGCGTGGGCCTGCTGGGCCTCGAGCGGGTGCCGGTGCGCGAAGGCGCCACCATCGTCGACGCACGGGGCCACAAGCTCGGCCACGTCACCAGCGGCACGCTCGCGCCGTCGGTGAACCAGGCCATCGCGATGGCGTACCTCGCCAGCAACCACGCCCTCCCGCACCACGAGCTGTTCGCGGAGGTGCGCGGCAAGCGCCAGCCCATGCGGGTGGCGCCCACCCCGTTCGTGCCGCACCGCTACGTGCGCGGCTGA
- a CDS encoding quinone oxidoreductase family protein, giving the protein MTTARAIRLTEFGNPDVMRLETVDVPPPAAGEVQLRQTAMGFNYIDVYQRMGRYPLPSPTGLGFEAAGVVEAVGAGVTDLKPGDRVVYMNAGGVGAYADRRNVPADKVVVIPAGISDEDAAAVFFKAMTAQFLVRKTYAVQPGDIVVVHAAAGGVGQILSRWAKALGATVIGTAGSAAKCEAARAAGCDVAVDYTQADWVEQVIAATGGRKARVVYDSVAKDTFLGSLDCTAPFGMVVLFGAASGPAPMIEPEILNKKGCLFLTRPSVFPHNADTATFRANAKDVFDAMASGAVRAAIGARFRLDQVADAHRAAEARSQAGAIVILP; this is encoded by the coding sequence ATGACCACCGCCCGCGCCATCCGCCTCACCGAATTCGGCAACCCCGACGTCATGCGCCTGGAAACCGTCGACGTGCCGCCGCCTGCGGCCGGCGAGGTCCAGCTGCGCCAGACCGCGATGGGTTTCAACTACATCGACGTGTACCAGCGCATGGGCCGGTACCCGCTGCCGTCGCCCACGGGCCTCGGCTTCGAGGCGGCCGGCGTGGTGGAAGCGGTGGGGGCGGGCGTGACCGACCTGAAGCCGGGTGACCGCGTGGTCTACATGAACGCTGGCGGCGTCGGGGCCTATGCCGACCGCCGCAACGTGCCGGCCGACAAGGTGGTCGTGATTCCCGCGGGCATCTCCGACGAGGACGCCGCCGCGGTGTTCTTCAAGGCGATGACCGCGCAGTTCCTCGTGCGCAAGACGTACGCCGTGCAGCCGGGCGACATCGTGGTGGTGCACGCCGCGGCCGGCGGGGTGGGGCAGATCCTCAGCCGCTGGGCGAAGGCCCTCGGCGCGACGGTGATCGGCACGGCCGGGTCGGCCGCGAAGTGCGAGGCCGCACGGGCGGCCGGCTGCGACGTGGCCGTCGACTACACGCAGGCCGACTGGGTCGAGCAGGTGATCGCCGCCACCGGCGGCCGCAAGGCCCGCGTGGTGTACGACTCGGTGGCGAAGGACACCTTCCTGGGTTCGCTCGACTGCACCGCGCCGTTCGGCATGGTGGTGCTGTTCGGCGCCGCGTCGGGCCCGGCCCCGATGATCGAGCCCGAGATCCTGAACAAGAAGGGCTGCCTGTTCCTCACCCGCCCGTCGGTGTTCCCGCACAACGCCGACACCGCCACCTTCCGCGCGAACGCGAAGGACGTGTTCGACGCGATGGCCTCCGGCGCGGTGCGTGCGGCCATCGGCGCGCGTTTCCGGCTGGACCAGGTGGCCGACGCGCACCGCGCGGCCGAGGCCCGCTCGCAGGCGGGCGCCATCGTGATCCTTCCGTGA
- the gcvP gene encoding aminomethyl-transferring glycine dehydrogenase has product MLMSALKPLGELENAAEFVARHIGIEDSDERHMLSVIGAASRRALIDAIVPRAIARPAPMALPAPLTEARALADLKRIAGKNRVLKSFIGQGYHGTLTPGVILRNILENPAWYTAYTPYQAEISQGRMEALVNFQTMVCDLTGLAIAGSSMLDEATAAAEAMTLAMRVGKSKSTVFFVADDVLPQTLEVVQTRARPLGITVATGPAEQAGTAGAFGALFQYPGVGGAVRDLGPLIDAVHAAGGLAIVAADLLALTLLKSPGEMGADIAVGNTQRFGMPMGNGGPHAAYMATKDEHKRSMPGRLVGVSVDSHGNPAYRLALQTREQHIRREKATSNICTAQVLPAVVASMYAVYHGPAGLQRIARRVASYTAILAEGVKGLGAKVLNAHAFDTLEVHTADTTEQVLAAARAAGLNLRRASAASVGITLDETTSRGCLEALWTLFAHGRPLPSFDAFEKGIVSLLPDALVRTSAYLTHPVFNMHHSETEMLRYIRSLSDKDLALDRSMIPLGSCTMKLNATSEMIPITWPEFANLHPFAPADQLAGYAELDEQLREWLCQATGYAGISLQPNAGSQGEYAGLLAIKAFHEARGEGRRDICLIPESAHGTNPASAQMAGLQVVVTKCDADGNVDIDDLKAKCEQHSARLSCVMITYPSTYGVFETRVKELCALVHQHGGRVYVDGANMNALVGVAAPGEFGGDVSHLNLHKTFCIPHGGGGPGVGPVCVVEDLVPYLPAHRAAGIGVGTPRVGAVSAAPLGNAAVLPISWMYVRMMGADGLKAATETAILSANYVAARLADHYDIHYSGNIAGVKGGGVAHECILDLRPLKDSSGVTAEDVAKRLIDYGFHAPTLSFPVAGTLMVEPTESEPLKELDRFCDAMIAIRGEIAKVESGTWPREDNPLKAAPHTTEALLKADWPHPYTREEAAYPVKSLRQQKYWSPVGRVDNVYGDRNLFCSCVPLSAYDNAQD; this is encoded by the coding sequence ATGTTGATGTCCGCCCTCAAGCCGCTCGGAGAGCTCGAGAACGCCGCCGAATTCGTCGCCCGCCACATCGGCATCGAGGACAGCGACGAACGGCACATGCTGTCGGTCATCGGGGCGGCCTCGCGCCGCGCGCTGATCGACGCCATCGTGCCGCGTGCCATCGCCCGGCCCGCGCCCATGGCGCTGCCCGCGCCGCTCACCGAAGCGCGCGCGCTGGCGGACCTGAAGCGCATCGCCGGCAAGAACCGGGTGCTGAAGAGTTTCATCGGGCAGGGCTACCACGGCACCCTCACGCCGGGCGTCATCCTGCGCAACATCCTCGAGAACCCGGCGTGGTACACGGCCTACACGCCGTACCAGGCCGAGATCTCGCAGGGCCGCATGGAGGCGCTCGTCAACTTCCAGACGATGGTGTGCGACCTCACGGGCCTCGCCATCGCCGGCTCGTCGATGCTGGACGAAGCCACGGCCGCCGCCGAGGCCATGACCCTCGCGATGCGCGTGGGCAAGAGCAAGAGCACCGTGTTCTTCGTCGCCGACGACGTGCTGCCGCAGACGCTCGAGGTGGTGCAGACGCGCGCCCGCCCGCTGGGCATCACGGTCGCGACCGGCCCGGCCGAGCAGGCCGGCACCGCGGGGGCCTTCGGCGCCCTCTTCCAGTACCCCGGCGTGGGCGGCGCGGTGCGTGACCTCGGCCCGCTGATCGACGCCGTGCACGCGGCCGGCGGCCTCGCCATCGTCGCGGCCGACCTGCTGGCCCTCACGCTGCTCAAGTCGCCCGGCGAGATGGGCGCCGACATCGCGGTGGGCAACACCCAGCGCTTCGGCATGCCCATGGGCAACGGCGGCCCGCACGCCGCCTACATGGCCACGAAGGACGAGCACAAGCGCTCGATGCCGGGCCGCCTCGTCGGCGTCAGCGTCGACAGCCACGGCAACCCGGCCTACCGCCTCGCGCTGCAGACGCGCGAGCAGCACATCCGCCGCGAGAAGGCCACGTCGAACATCTGCACCGCCCAGGTGCTGCCCGCGGTGGTGGCCAGCATGTACGCCGTGTACCACGGCCCGGCCGGCCTGCAGCGCATCGCGCGCCGCGTGGCCAGCTACACGGCCATCCTCGCCGAGGGTGTCAAGGGCCTGGGCGCGAAGGTGCTCAACGCACACGCCTTCGACACGCTCGAGGTGCACACCGCCGACACCACCGAGCAGGTGCTGGCCGCCGCGCGCGCCGCGGGCCTGAACCTGCGCCGCGCCTCGGCCGCGTCGGTGGGCATCACGCTCGACGAGACCACGTCGCGCGGCTGCCTGGAAGCGCTGTGGACGCTGTTCGCACACGGCCGCCCGCTGCCGTCGTTCGACGCGTTCGAGAAGGGCATCGTCTCGCTGCTGCCCGACGCGCTGGTGCGCACCAGTGCGTACCTCACGCACCCGGTCTTCAACATGCACCACTCCGAGACCGAGATGCTGCGCTACATCCGCAGCCTCTCCGACAAGGACCTGGCGCTCGACCGCAGCATGATCCCGCTGGGCTCGTGCACGATGAAGCTCAACGCCACGAGCGAGATGATCCCCATCACGTGGCCCGAGTTCGCGAACCTGCACCCGTTCGCCCCGGCCGACCAGCTGGCCGGCTACGCCGAACTCGACGAGCAGCTGCGCGAATGGCTGTGCCAGGCCACCGGCTACGCCGGCATCAGCCTGCAGCCCAATGCCGGCTCCCAGGGCGAATACGCCGGCCTCCTCGCCATCAAGGCCTTCCACGAGGCCCGCGGCGAAGGCCGGCGCGACATCTGCCTGATCCCCGAATCCGCCCACGGCACCAACCCCGCCAGCGCGCAGATGGCCGGCCTGCAGGTGGTGGTGACCAAGTGCGACGCCGACGGCAACGTCGACATCGACGACCTGAAGGCCAAGTGCGAACAGCACTCGGCCCGCCTGTCGTGCGTGATGATCACCTACCCGTCCACCTACGGCGTGTTCGAGACGCGCGTGAAGGAACTCTGCGCCCTCGTGCACCAGCACGGCGGCCGGGTCTACGTCGACGGCGCCAACATGAACGCGCTGGTGGGCGTGGCCGCTCCCGGCGAGTTCGGCGGCGACGTGAGCCACCTGAACCTCCACAAGACCTTCTGCATCCCGCACGGCGGCGGTGGCCCCGGCGTGGGCCCCGTGTGCGTGGTGGAAGACCTCGTGCCCTACCTGCCCGCCCACCGCGCGGCCGGCATCGGCGTGGGCACGCCGCGCGTGGGCGCCGTCTCGGCCGCGCCGCTCGGCAACGCCGCGGTGCTGCCCATCAGCTGGATGTACGTGCGCATGATGGGCGCCGACGGCCTCAAGGCCGCCACCGAAACCGCGATCCTGAGCGCCAACTACGTGGCCGCGCGCCTGGCCGACCACTACGACATCCACTACAGCGGCAACATCGCCGGCGTGAAGGGTGGCGGCGTGGCCCACGAGTGCATCCTCGACCTGCGCCCGCTCAAGGACTCGTCCGGCGTCACCGCGGAAGACGTGGCCAAGCGCCTGATCGACTACGGCTTCCACGCCCCCACGCTGAGCTTCCCGGTGGCCGGCACGCTGATGGTCGAGCCCACCGAAAGCGAACCGCTGAAGGAGCTGGACCGCTTCTGCGACGCGATGATCGCCATCCGCGGCGAGATCGCGAAGGTGGAGTCGGGCACGTGGCCGCGCGAGGACAACCCGCTGAAGGCCGCCCCCCACACCACCGAGGCGCTGCTGAAGGCCGACTGGCCGCACCCGTACACCCGCGAGGAAGCGGCGTACCCGGTGAAGAGCCTGCGGCAGCAGAAATACTGGTCGCCCGTGGGCCGGGTCGACAACGTCTACGGCGACCGCAACCTGTTCTGCAGCTGCGTGCCCCTCAGCGCCTACGACAACGCCCAGGACTGA
- a CDS encoding YebC/PmpR family DNA-binding transcriptional regulator has translation MGAQWKAKHKDAAANARGRLFGKLSKDIMIAARGGPDPAANAKLRLVVEQARKVSMPKDTLERAIKKGAGLTGETVHFEYALYEGFAPHRVPVMVECLTDNLNRAASEMRVLFRKGQLGTSGSVAWDFDHLGMIEAEPAAKGTDPELAAIEAGAQDFEPTDEETGTTVFLTDPTDLDVVSRALPAQGFTVLSAKLGYKAKNPVSASTLTAEQLEEVETFLAALDENEDVQNVFAGLQG, from the coding sequence ATGGGCGCTCAGTGGAAAGCCAAGCACAAGGACGCCGCCGCGAACGCGCGCGGCCGGCTCTTCGGCAAACTCTCGAAGGACATCATGATCGCCGCGCGCGGCGGCCCCGACCCGGCGGCCAACGCGAAGCTTCGCCTCGTGGTGGAGCAGGCCCGCAAGGTGTCGATGCCGAAGGACACGCTGGAGCGAGCCATCAAGAAGGGCGCAGGCCTCACCGGTGAAACCGTGCACTTCGAGTACGCACTGTACGAAGGCTTCGCGCCGCACCGCGTGCCGGTGATGGTCGAGTGCCTGACCGACAACCTCAACCGCGCCGCGTCCGAGATGCGCGTGCTGTTCCGCAAGGGCCAGCTCGGCACGTCCGGCTCGGTCGCGTGGGACTTCGACCACCTCGGCATGATCGAGGCCGAACCCGCGGCCAAGGGCACCGACCCCGAACTCGCCGCCATCGAGGCCGGCGCGCAGGACTTCGAGCCGACTGACGAGGAAACCGGCACCACCGTGTTCCTGACCGACCCCACCGACCTCGACGTGGTCAGCCGCGCCCTGCCCGCCCAGGGCTTCACGGTGCTGTCCGCGAAGCTCGGCTACAAGGCGAAGAATCCTGTCTCGGCGTCCACCCTCACGGCCGAGCAGCTGGAGGAAGTGGAGACGTTCCTCGCGGCGCTCGACGAGAACGAGGACGTGCAGAACGTGTTTGCCGGACTGCAGGGCTGA